The Sinomicrobium kalidii region TCGAAAAAGAAAAGATCATCCCCGAAAAGCAGGAAACCGGCAAACAATGAATGGTGCCCGGGGTATCTTTTTAAACAAGCTCTAAATGTGCATTACCATTACAGGAAGCCTGGAGTAAAAACTGATCCCTTTTATTACAGGTTTTTCCGTAAGCCTATAGAAGAAAGAGTGTTTTCGGTTGACCAATGCAATAAGATCCGTATCCCGGCTTTCGGCAAAACAGCTTATTCCTGCGGCAGGAGGAATATCGGACAATGAATGAAAAGTGCAATTTAACCCGCCAAAATGGCCTTCCAGTAACTTCCTGTTTTTCTTCTGGGTTTCGGTCAGTTCCTCCTGGTCCCCGATGTGGATGACCCGGATGCTGGCTCCGAATTTCCCGGCGAGTTCCAGTAAGGGGTTTATTTCCTTTTTCTCATAGGCTATTTCAAAAGAAGAAGGGAATACGATCTCATTAAACCCTCTGAACCTTGCTTTCCGGGGGATGGCCATTACGGGACAGGAAGATATTTTTTCCATGAGGGTCACGGCATTGCTGCCATAATTGATCCCCCTTGCGTTTCGGGCCCCTTTGCTTCCCATGATAATCATGTCGATGTTCCTTTCCTTTACCAGGAGTTTTACGGCATGCAGCAAGGTATCTTTCCGGGATATGATCTCAACGTGGTGGTTGGAATTTTTGGCAGGTTCCATACGGAGTGTGATGTCCCGGAGGGCATTCTGGCTTCGTTCGAGCGCAATTTCATAGGCCGGATCGTGCAGGCGATCGGTAGACATGAGGATTATGGGGTAGTAAGGGACTTCGAATACATGGAGAAGATGGAATGTACATTTTTCGTCCCTGAACATAGCAGTCGCATATCGTATGGCCCGCAAAGAGTTCTCCGAAAAATCCGTTGGTAAGAGAATTTGTTTCATGATTTGTATTTTTATCGTTAGTTTAATACTTCGGCCAGGTTCGGTGCTGGCGGGTCCGCTATAAATTTTTAATGGCCGGCAGCTTGTACTGTATTTACGGTTGTCCGGAAGAAACACGGAGGATATGGTCTTCCGCTTTACACATATTTTCTATCCCGGTGAGCAATGCATCCGGGTTAAAAGAAATACTGTCTATACCCGATTCGACAAGGAAAGCCGCAAATTCGGGAAGATCGCTGGGGGCTTGTCCGCACAGCCCTGTTTTGATCCCGGCTTTTTGTGCTTCCGCTATAACCGATGTAATCATCATTTTAACGGCCCGGTTATTTTCATCGAAAAGGTTTGAAACGAATTCGGAATCCCGGTCAATCCCCAGGACAAGCTGGGTGAGGTCGTTAGACCCTATGGAAAACCCGTCGAATATCCGGGCAAATTCTTCTGCGAGGATAACATTGCCCGGAATTTCTATCATGGTGTATATTTCCAGCCCCTCTTCGCCCTGTACCAGGCCGTTTTCTGCCATCAGGCGGATCACTTTCCGGCCTTCTTCAGGAGTACGGCAGAAGGGCACCATAACTTTTAAATGGTGAAATCCCATTTCACTGCGAACTTTTCTAATGGCTTCACATTCCAGCTTAAATGCTTCTCTGTAGGCCTCATTGTAATACCTGGAAGCTCCCCTGAATCCCAGCATAGGGTTTTCTTCTACCGGTTCGAAATAACGGCCGCCTATGAGGTTGGCGTATTCGTTACTTTTAAAATCACTGAGGCGGACAATGACCTCTTCGGGATAGAAGGCAGCACAGATGGTAGCGATACCCTGGGCCAGTTTGTCAATAAAACAGACCTCTTTCCGCTTATATCCCCTGGTAAGTTCTTCTATGGAGACCCTCGTGGTCTTATCGGTTATTTTCCTGAAATCAACCAGGGCCATGGGGTGGATTTTGATCTGATGGGTGATGATAAATTCCATACGCAGCAATCCCACCCCTTTATGGGGGTAAGCGGCTAAACGGAATGCCGTCCCGGGATCGGAAAGGATCAGTTTGACCTCCGTTTTCGGCATTTTAACCCGTGAAAGGTCGATATCTTTTGCTGTGAACGGTATTTCGCCTTCATAAACATATCCCGTATTCCCTTCTGCACAGGATACGGTGACTTTCACACCTTCGGTCAACACCCGTGTGGCATCCATGCACCCCACTATGGCCGGAATTCCCAGTTCTCTCGATACGATAGCGGCATGGCTGGTACGGCCTCCCTTGTTGGTTACGATGGCACTTACGCTTTTCAGTAACGGGTCCCAGTCCGGTGTAATGGAACCGGTAACAATAATATCGCCGGGAGATAACTTACCGGCATCTGCCGGT contains the following coding sequences:
- a CDS encoding universal stress protein, whose protein sequence is MKQILLPTDFSENSLRAIRYATAMFRDEKCTFHLLHVFEVPYYPIILMSTDRLHDPAYEIALERSQNALRDITLRMEPAKNSNHHVEIISRKDTLLHAVKLLVKERNIDMIIMGSKGARNARGINYGSNAVTLMEKISSCPVMAIPRKARFRGFNEIVFPSSFEIAYEKKEINPLLELAGKFGASIRVIHIGDQEELTETQKKNRKLLEGHFGGLNCTFHSLSDIPPAAGISCFAESRDTDLIALVNRKHSFFYRLTEKPVIKGISFYSRLPVMVMHI
- the ppsA gene encoding phosphoenolpyruvate synthase, which encodes MDTYIKFFDRIGIADIPVVGGKNASLGEMYNRLSSAGITVPYGFATTASAFRLFLKANGLDHKLRDLLHTLDRENYTNLRDIGSGARQYILDADLPEKLSAAIAEAYTGLCERETAEVAVRSSATAEDLPEASFAGMHDTFLNVTGEKNVLRAVKQCFASLYTDRAIKYREDKGFKHEEVALSAGIQKMVRADKGCSGVGFTVDPESGFDKVVLLSGVWGLGENMVQGAVNPDDFYVFKPALKKGYNAIIRKELGSKDKTMIYTDTDHHVATTNTDTPKDKQETFILSDEEIHRLARWAVIIEEHYGKPMDIEWAKDGLTRRLFIIQARPETVHRSDTGTFFREYRISGKGKTLTSGNAIGHKIVHGTVRLLSSPADAGKLSPGDIIVTGSITPDWDPLLKSVSAIVTNKGGRTSHAAIVSRELGIPAIVGCMDATRVLTEGVKVTVSCAEGNTGYVYEGEIPFTAKDIDLSRVKMPKTEVKLILSDPGTAFRLAAYPHKGVGLLRMEFIITHQIKIHPMALVDFRKITDKTTRVSIEELTRGYKRKEVCFIDKLAQGIATICAAFYPEEVIVRLSDFKSNEYANLIGGRYFEPVEENPMLGFRGASRYYNEAYREAFKLECEAIRKVRSEMGFHHLKVMVPFCRTPEEGRKVIRLMAENGLVQGEEGLEIYTMIEIPGNVILAEEFARIFDGFSIGSNDLTQLVLGIDRDSEFVSNLFDENNRAVKMMITSVIAEAQKAGIKTGLCGQAPSDLPEFAAFLVESGIDSISFNPDALLTGIENMCKAEDHILRVSSGQP